From the Merismopedia glauca CCAP 1448/3 genome, the window AAGATAATTGGATCTATTCTCAAAAAACCCAGAAAACTTATAAACTGTTGCTTACAATAGAGAAAGCGGAGACGCATGTTTCCGTTCACTCCTCACACCACACTTCGCCCGAACTACGTTTCGGGCGATTTTTTAGGCAAATTTTCCCTTGCTATCAATTTACGGTGGGTTACTGGCGATCGCTCTACGCTACAAGATATTACGTGTCATTGCGATCGCTTCCCTGTTTCCTTTTTTCAACATAAATCTGGTGATTCACCCCTGGCTTTAGACATGGGGTGTCTCCGTGTCTTCTTCACTTTCAAACAACCGCCTCTTTTCAACCAGTATTACGCATTCCGGCTGCAATCCCATTAATTGTCAGCAACGCACCCCTGAGCAATTCCCCTTTCGAGGGTTTATTACTAAAGGGATGACTGGGTTGACGTAGGCGTTTGAGTAAAGAAACTTGCAAAAAGCCCAAAGGTACAATACTACCGTTACGCAGTTGCACCGATCTTTGCAACTCTGGATCGCCGTCTAACAAACGCCTATGACCTGTAATTGTTAAAACTAGATCTCTGACGAGATAATATTCTTGGGCAATTTGCTCAAACAAAGACTCAAAGCGATCGCGATCTTCTGGGTGAGATAGTTGTCTGACATAGTGATGAGCTATTTGCAAATCTACTTTCGATAAGGTCATTTCTACTTTAGAAATGACCATTTTAAAGAATGGCCATTGACAGTAGAAGCAGCGCAACAGTTTTAGATGTTCTTCGGGTTTTTCACTCAAAAACTCTTGTAAAGATGTACCCACCCCATACCAAGAGGGAACTAAAAACCGACTTTGAGTCCAGCTAAATACCCAAGGAATCGCTCTTAAACTGCTAAAGTCTTTTTGACCACCCCGGCGGGCTGGACGAGAACTAATTTGCAGTTGGCTAATTTCTTCAATCGGAGTTACTTGATGGAAGAAATCTAGAAAGTCTGGTTGCTCGTAAATCAACGCTCGATAGTGTTGTCTGGCTCTTTCTGCCAGTTCTTCCATAATGTCATTCCACGGTTCAATTTCGTCGTAACTCGTTCCCAACAAGCTAGACTGAATTACTGCCGTAGCTACCGTTTCTAGGTTATACAGAGCTAACTCTGGTAGGGAATACTTGGAGGCTAAAACTTCACCTTGTTCTGTGATTTTGATTTTGCCGTGAATGCTACCAGAAGGCTGAGCTAAAATAGCCTCATAAGCTGGTCCGCCGCCTCTCCCCACAGAACCACCTCGTCCGTGGAAGATTCTTAAGACTACCCCATATTTTTCGGCAATTTTTTGCAAGGCTTTTTGAGCTTTGTGGATTTCCCAGTTACTGCTCAAAAATCCCGAATCTTTATTACTATCTGAGTAACCCAGCATTACTTCTTGTAAGTTTCCAGTTGAGCTAGAGGTAGGATCGTAGCCGCCAGCTAAAGCTGCACGGTAAAAAGGTAGTTGGAATAGTGATTCCATTACCCCTGGAGCGTGTTTTAGGTCTTCTACAGTCTCAAATAGGGGTACTACTTGCAAACTACTAAACCCAGTCGCTGGCTCATATAATCCAGCTTCTTTCGCCAATAACATCACTTCCAAGATGTCACTGACATCATGACTCATGCTGATAATGTAGGTTTGGCAGATTTGTGAACCGAACTCTTTCTGTAGTTGTCGCAATGTCCGAAAAGTTTCGATACTTTCTTTCGTCGCTGTCGAAAATGGTAATTCAGAAGGAATCAAAGGACGTTTAGTTTGTAATTCAGTCGCCAACCACAGGGCTTTTTCAGTTTCGCTGAGGTCGTTATAGGGTTTGTGGAAGATTTGCAGATATTCAGTAATTTCGTTGATGGTATTGGAGTGGCGTGAGCTTTCTTGCCTTAAGTCTAGTTGAGCGACGGTAAAGCCATAAATTTCAACTTGACAAATTAGATTAGTTAGATCCGTACAATTTAGACCAGTTTCAATTAAATTTCTCTCTATCAGCCGTAGTTCTTCCAAAAACTCGGAAGCACACTGATAGTATTTACTAATTTCATTTTCTTTCAGTTCGTGTAGTTGTAGATTCTCTCCTTCTGCTAGACGAGAATTCCGTTCTTTGGTATTTTCTAAGCGAGCTAAAACATAGCAGAGCTTCAACCTATATGGCTCTTGACGATATCGCAGAGAGGTTTTTTGATAAATCTCCGGCATTTTAGCGCTATCTGCCTTTAAAGAGTCTATTAGATC encodes:
- the ppc gene encoding phosphoenolpyruvate carboxylase yields the protein MFDATANPILGHRLKHIEELWEAVLLKECGKELVDMLRELRSLSSPEGSAKESPELHPRIEKLELNEAIRATRAFALYFQLINIVEQLYEQREQRLLLHQNDSANTDVSVHQFERQESASEDSMWNSGGEVAQEEACKNTLLNQGGPGAKMLEKSWQETNIARRDRGTFQWLFPYLWKMNVPSQWVQNLLNQLDIKLVFTAHPTEIVRHTIRDKQRQIACLLQELYQAEEVGKSMGLTSYWEFEQLQAQLMEEIRLWWRTDELHQVQPQVLDEVDYTLRYFDEVLFEAIPQLHQRLKRSLKSVFPELDPPVNNFCKFGSWVGADRDGNPSVTPKVTWQTACYQRDLVLQKYISSVKALRNKLSLSYYWNDTLQDLIDSLKADSAKMPEIYQKTSLRYRQEPYRLKLCYVLARLENTKERNSRLAEGENLQLHELKENEISKYYQCASEFLEELRLIERNLIETGLNCTDLTNLICQVEIYGFTVAQLDLRQESSRHSNTINEITEYLQIFHKPYNDLSETEKALWLATELQTKRPLIPSELPFSTATKESIETFRTLRQLQKEFGSQICQTYIISMSHDVSDILEVMLLAKEAGLYEPATGFSSLQVVPLFETVEDLKHAPGVMESLFQLPFYRAALAGGYDPTSSSTGNLQEVMLGYSDSNKDSGFLSSNWEIHKAQKALQKIAEKYGVVLRIFHGRGGSVGRGGGPAYEAILAQPSGSIHGKIKITEQGEVLASKYSLPELALYNLETVATAVIQSSLLGTSYDEIEPWNDIMEELAERARQHYRALIYEQPDFLDFFHQVTPIEEISQLQISSRPARRGGQKDFSSLRAIPWVFSWTQSRFLVPSWYGVGTSLQEFLSEKPEEHLKLLRCFYCQWPFFKMVISKVEMTLSKVDLQIAHHYVRQLSHPEDRDRFESLFEQIAQEYYLVRDLVLTITGHRRLLDGDPELQRSVQLRNGSIVPLGFLQVSLLKRLRQPSHPFSNKPSKGELLRGALLTINGIAAGMRNTG